The following are from one region of the Microbacterium sp. BK668 genome:
- a CDS encoding squalene/phytoene synthase family protein — MTGRRDDEVTGLALYDRTAEDAAAAVIAAYSTSFGLASRMLGPRVRSHVRNIYALVRVADEIVDGPARSAGLDAETERRVLDDLETETLDAIDRGFSANLVVHAFARTARECGIGGDLVRPFFTSMRTDLTTAQHDGASHDAYVYGSAEVVGLMCLQAFVNAGEGAPRQPEPRLVDGARRLGAAFQDVNFLRDADHDAGALGRDYLGASTREEVLARIDADLDAAAEVIPLLPADCRRAVTAAHDLFAALAVRLHGEPEPEARVRVPNPVKALVAARAWLGFSPRSARA, encoded by the coding sequence GTGACCGGCCGGCGCGATGACGAGGTCACCGGGCTCGCGCTGTACGACAGGACGGCCGAGGATGCCGCGGCTGCCGTGATCGCGGCCTATTCGACATCGTTCGGCCTCGCCAGCCGCATGCTCGGCCCTCGCGTTCGCTCCCACGTGCGCAACATCTACGCGCTCGTGCGCGTCGCCGACGAGATCGTCGACGGGCCCGCGCGGTCGGCGGGTCTGGACGCCGAGACCGAGCGGCGGGTGCTGGACGACCTCGAGACCGAGACCCTGGACGCGATCGACCGGGGCTTCAGCGCCAACCTCGTCGTGCACGCGTTCGCGCGCACCGCGCGCGAGTGCGGCATCGGCGGAGACCTCGTGCGCCCCTTCTTCACCTCGATGCGCACCGACCTCACCACGGCCCAGCACGACGGCGCATCGCACGACGCGTACGTCTACGGCTCGGCGGAGGTCGTCGGGCTCATGTGCCTGCAGGCGTTCGTCAACGCCGGTGAGGGGGCCCCGCGCCAGCCGGAGCCCCGCCTCGTCGACGGAGCACGGCGGCTCGGCGCCGCCTTCCAGGACGTCAACTTCCTCCGCGACGCCGACCACGACGCGGGCGCCCTCGGGCGGGACTATCTCGGCGCGTCCACGCGCGAGGAGGTGCTCGCCCGCATCGACGCCGACCTCGACGCCGCCGCGGAGGTCATTCCGCTGCTTCCGGCTGACTGCCGCCGCGCCGTGACAGCCGCCCATGATCTGTTCGCCGCCCTCGCCGTGCGCCTGCACGGCGAGCCCGAGCCGGAGGCCCGTGTGCGCGTGCCCAACCCCGTCAAGGCCCTCGTCGCCGCCCGAGCATGGCTCGGCTTCTCACCCCGGAGCGCTCGCGCATGA
- a CDS encoding polyprenyl synthetase family protein: MIALAPAPAAAIDDAIDDAVSRIRDRADALGGGFSELGAAIARATAGGKRFRPALVAAAFEAFGGSVADARGLYPVAAAFELLHTAFVVHDDVIDHDTVRRGIPNVAGEFRLRGRARGADAAGAALLGDAAAILAGDLLLHEACRLVAMADATPSQREALLGLVDDAVFISAAGELADVENAVSADYADSEALLAAAHDKTAVYSFTAPLSAGAVLAGAPAEAIAALAEAGRHLGLAFQLADDLIGAFGTADQAGRESGGDLREAKRTPLIGFARESDAWSRVNEAISVAHTGPIAVREAQLALDESGARTRLVALVDEALGEARIAASDPALPADAARLVSTIAGEIARRIP; encoded by the coding sequence ATGATCGCCCTCGCGCCGGCCCCCGCCGCTGCCATCGACGACGCCATCGACGACGCCGTCTCGCGCATCCGAGATCGTGCCGACGCCCTGGGCGGCGGCTTCAGCGAATTGGGCGCCGCCATCGCGCGCGCCACGGCGGGAGGCAAGCGATTCCGTCCCGCGCTGGTCGCCGCGGCCTTCGAGGCCTTCGGCGGGTCGGTCGCGGACGCTCGCGGGCTGTACCCGGTGGCCGCCGCGTTCGAGCTGCTGCACACCGCCTTCGTCGTGCACGACGACGTGATCGACCACGACACGGTGCGCCGGGGCATCCCGAACGTCGCCGGTGAGTTCCGCCTTCGCGGCCGCGCGCGGGGCGCGGATGCCGCGGGCGCCGCCCTCCTCGGAGACGCCGCCGCGATCCTCGCCGGCGATCTGCTGCTGCACGAGGCCTGCCGCCTCGTCGCGATGGCGGACGCGACGCCCTCGCAGCGGGAGGCGCTGCTCGGTCTCGTCGATGACGCGGTCTTCATCTCGGCCGCCGGGGAGCTCGCCGACGTCGAGAACGCCGTCTCGGCGGACTACGCCGACTCCGAGGCGCTCCTGGCCGCCGCCCACGACAAGACAGCCGTCTACTCGTTCACGGCTCCGCTCTCGGCGGGCGCCGTGCTCGCCGGAGCACCCGCTGAGGCGATCGCGGCGCTCGCGGAGGCCGGCCGCCATCTGGGCCTGGCCTTCCAGCTGGCCGACGACCTGATCGGGGCCTTCGGGACCGCCGACCAGGCGGGGCGCGAATCGGGCGGCGACCTCCGCGAGGCCAAGCGCACGCCCCTCATCGGCTTCGCCCGGGAGTCGGATGCGTGGTCCCGCGTCAACGAGGCGATCTCGGTCGCGCACACCGGACCCATCGCCGTCCGCGAGGCGCAGCTCGCGCTCGACGAGAGCGGTGCCCGCACCCGCTTGGTCGCCCTCGTGGACGAGGCGCTGGGCGAGGCCCGGATCGCGGCCTCCGACCCCGCTCTGCCCGCCGACGCGGCGCGCCTGGTCAGCACCATCGCCGGCGAGATCGCCCGGAGGATCCCGTGA
- the idi gene encoding isopentenyl-diphosphate Delta-isomerase, with product MADIDHVVLLDDDGREIGTALKSSVHGTDTALHLAFSCHVVNDEGQVLVTRRALGKTTWPGVWTNSFCGHPRPAEPVITAVRRRAEYELGITLSEIELALPLFRYRAVDANGIVEHELCPVYTARTNDEPVLNPLEVVDARWVDPADLAASLDSTPWAFSPWLVLQAEQLHLFDTTQPRERRRAS from the coding sequence ATGGCCGATATCGATCACGTCGTCCTCCTGGACGATGACGGGCGAGAGATCGGCACCGCGCTCAAGAGCAGCGTCCACGGTACCGACACCGCCCTCCACCTCGCATTCTCCTGCCACGTCGTCAACGACGAGGGCCAGGTGCTCGTGACACGCCGTGCGCTGGGGAAGACCACCTGGCCCGGGGTCTGGACCAACTCGTTCTGCGGCCACCCCCGCCCCGCCGAGCCGGTCATCACGGCCGTCCGCCGGCGAGCGGAGTACGAGCTGGGCATCACCCTCTCCGAGATCGAGCTCGCCCTTCCGCTCTTCCGATACCGCGCCGTCGACGCCAACGGGATCGTAGAGCACGAGCTGTGCCCGGTCTACACGGCCCGCACGAACGACGAGCCCGTGCTGAACCCGCTCGAGGTCGTCGACGCGCGCTGGGTCGACCCGGCCGATCTCGCGGCATCCCTCGACTCGACGCCGTGGGCCTTCAGCCCGTGGCTCGTCCTGCAGGCCGAGCAGCTGCATCTGTTCGACACGACGCAGCCGCGCGAACGACGACGAGCCTCATGA
- a CDS encoding MarR family transcriptional regulator: protein MDVLKGIRALGDALDRMHSGMKGDMDMNASDVAALRMLIVREQRGETVSPRDLARHLRISTASTTKLLDRLTASGHLERRPHPHDRRSRIVALTQASRDEFHRHFSERLRAMRGVAEEFADDELETIARFLFRLSDAVDPGR, encoded by the coding sequence ATGGATGTTCTCAAGGGTATCCGAGCCCTGGGCGACGCCCTGGACCGCATGCACAGCGGCATGAAGGGCGACATGGACATGAACGCCTCGGATGTCGCGGCCCTGCGCATGCTCATCGTCCGAGAGCAGCGCGGTGAGACGGTGAGTCCGCGCGACCTCGCCCGGCACCTGCGCATCTCGACGGCGTCCACCACGAAGCTCCTCGATCGCCTGACGGCGTCGGGGCACCTCGAGCGGCGTCCTCATCCGCACGATCGCCGGTCGCGCATCGTCGCCCTGACGCAGGCCTCGCGCGATGAGTTCCACCGGCACTTCAGCGAGCGACTGCGAGCTATGAGGGGCGTCGCGGAGGAGTTCGCCGATGACGAGCTGGAGACCATCGCGAGATTCCTGTTCCGGCTCAGCGACGCCGTCGATCCCGGCCGATGA
- a CDS encoding DUF6328 family protein: MPPDAPTARRDDRRDDVRDGRDETPNERADRNWGEVLQELRVLQTGTQILTGFLLALAFQPAFGDLTGDQRTFYLVLVVLAGLSTIFALAPVALHRILFRQRLKRRVVAYGHVALSAALFTVAALVVGVVAFVFDIVVSDTAATVVAVILGTILVVLWIVVPTVLRIRGRREEMR, from the coding sequence ATGCCGCCGGACGCCCCCACCGCACGCCGCGACGACCGCCGCGACGACGTTCGGGACGGCCGTGACGAGACGCCGAACGAGCGCGCGGATCGCAACTGGGGAGAGGTCCTCCAGGAGCTCCGCGTCCTCCAGACCGGCACGCAGATCCTCACAGGATTCCTGCTGGCGCTGGCCTTCCAGCCGGCCTTCGGGGATCTGACCGGCGACCAGCGGACCTTCTATCTCGTGCTCGTCGTCCTCGCCGGGCTGAGCACGATCTTCGCGCTCGCGCCCGTCGCCCTCCATCGCATCCTCTTCCGCCAGCGGCTGAAGCGGAGGGTCGTCGCGTACGGCCACGTCGCCCTCTCCGCGGCGCTCTTCACGGTCGCGGCGCTCGTCGTCGGTGTCGTCGCCTTCGTCTTCGACATCGTCGTCAGCGACACCGCCGCCACCGTCGTCGCGGTGATCCTGGGGACGATCCTGGTCGTGCTCTGGATCGTCGTCCCGACCGTTCTGCGCATCCGCGGGCGCAGGGAGGAGATGCGATGA
- a CDS encoding carbon-nitrogen hydrolase family protein — MTLAVAVAQFSPTADASANVDLITELIQTAADRGAGVVVFPEYSSYFIDPFDESLAVHAQDVDGPFTHALTRLAAEHGLVVVAGLLERAGDGRRVRNTVVAVDASGVVARYRKLHLYDAFGQRESDWVERGELADPETFEVDGLRFGLMTCYDLRFPEVGRLLVDAGAEVFLVPSEWVRGPLKEHHWRTLVQARAIENTVFVAAADHPPPLGVGLSMIVDPQGMQIAAVGTATDVAVGHLDPDAVERVRRVNPSLALRRLRVAPRD, encoded by the coding sequence ATGACCCTCGCCGTCGCCGTCGCACAGTTCTCCCCGACGGCGGATGCCTCCGCCAACGTCGATCTGATCACCGAGCTCATCCAGACCGCTGCCGACCGCGGCGCGGGCGTCGTGGTGTTCCCCGAGTACTCGAGCTACTTCATCGACCCGTTCGACGAGTCCCTCGCCGTGCATGCCCAGGATGTGGACGGGCCCTTCACGCACGCGCTCACGCGCTTGGCCGCCGAGCACGGCCTCGTCGTCGTGGCGGGGCTTCTGGAGCGGGCCGGAGACGGGCGCCGGGTGCGCAACACCGTGGTCGCCGTGGACGCGTCGGGCGTCGTCGCGCGATACCGGAAGCTTCACCTCTACGACGCGTTCGGACAGCGCGAGTCCGACTGGGTCGAGCGCGGCGAGCTCGCTGATCCGGAGACGTTCGAGGTGGACGGGCTCCGCTTCGGGCTCATGACCTGCTACGACCTGCGCTTCCCGGAGGTCGGCCGACTGCTCGTGGATGCCGGGGCCGAGGTGTTCCTCGTGCCGTCCGAGTGGGTGCGCGGACCGCTCAAGGAGCACCACTGGCGCACGCTCGTCCAGGCGCGCGCGATCGAGAACACCGTCTTCGTGGCGGCCGCGGACCATCCGCCGCCGCTCGGGGTGGGCCTGTCGATGATCGTCGACCCGCAGGGCATGCAGATCGCGGCGGTCGGCACCGCCACCGATGTCGCCGTCGGCCATCTCGATCCCGACGCCGTCGAGCGGGTGCGCCGGGTCAATCCGTCGCTGGCCCTGCGCCGGCTGCGTGTCGCGCCGAGGGACTGA
- a CDS encoding aminotransferase class I/II-fold pyridoxal phosphate-dependent enzyme: protein MREIPGAWRRVVTGAGLVGSDGTVRPTIFAEMSALAAETGAVNLGQGFPDEDGPFEVLETARAAIANGVNQYPPGRGIPDLLAAVAEHQRRFYGLTLDPARNVLVTAGATEAIAAALLALVEGPDDEIVVFEPYYDEYAAVVALTGARLVTVPLQWPDFQPDLDRLRDAVTDRTRVILVNDPHNPTGAVFTADVRTLLVELADRHDAILVTDEVYEHLAFDGPHVPLATLPGAWDRTIAISSGGKTFSTTGWKIGWATGPAILIDAVLAIKQWLTYVNGAPFQPAIATGLRLPDHYFHGIADALRDKRDLLGRGLRAAGFEVSVPSGSYFTVADAAPLGATDAADFCRTLPRRAGVVAIPLPAFATPEHRADYATLVRFAACKRVEVLDEAASRLAALSR, encoded by the coding sequence ATGCGAGAGATTCCAGGCGCTTGGCGCCGCGTGGTCACGGGTGCGGGGCTCGTCGGATCAGACGGGACGGTTCGTCCCACCATCTTCGCCGAGATGAGTGCGCTCGCGGCCGAAACGGGGGCCGTGAACCTGGGTCAGGGCTTCCCGGACGAGGACGGACCGTTCGAAGTGCTCGAGACGGCCAGGGCAGCCATCGCGAACGGCGTCAACCAGTACCCGCCGGGGCGGGGCATTCCGGACCTCCTCGCTGCCGTGGCCGAGCACCAGCGGCGCTTCTACGGGCTCACGCTGGATCCCGCGCGCAACGTGCTCGTGACGGCCGGGGCGACGGAGGCGATCGCCGCCGCGCTGCTGGCCCTCGTGGAGGGTCCGGATGACGAGATCGTCGTGTTCGAGCCGTATTACGACGAGTACGCCGCCGTCGTCGCGCTCACCGGGGCGCGATTGGTGACGGTGCCGCTGCAGTGGCCCGATTTCCAGCCGGACCTCGACCGCCTGCGGGATGCCGTCACCGATCGGACGCGGGTGATCCTCGTCAACGACCCGCACAATCCGACCGGTGCGGTCTTCACGGCCGACGTCCGGACGCTCCTGGTCGAGCTGGCCGATCGGCACGATGCGATCCTCGTGACGGACGAGGTGTACGAGCATCTCGCGTTCGACGGGCCGCACGTGCCGCTGGCGACCCTTCCCGGCGCATGGGACCGGACGATCGCGATCTCGTCGGGCGGGAAGACCTTCTCGACCACGGGGTGGAAGATCGGGTGGGCGACCGGGCCCGCCATCCTCATCGACGCCGTCCTCGCGATCAAGCAGTGGCTGACCTACGTCAACGGCGCGCCCTTCCAGCCCGCCATCGCGACCGGGCTCCGCCTCCCCGACCACTACTTCCACGGCATCGCCGACGCGCTGCGCGACAAGCGCGACCTCCTCGGACGCGGACTGCGGGCGGCCGGCTTCGAGGTGTCGGTGCCGTCCGGGTCGTACTTCACGGTGGCGGATGCCGCTCCCCTCGGAGCGACGGATGCCGCCGACTTCTGCCGCACGCTTCCCCGTCGCGCCGGCGTCGTCGCGATCCCGCTCCCCGCGTTCGCGACCCCCGAGCATCGAGCCGACTATGCGACACTCGTGCGGTTCGCCGCCTGCAAGCGGGTCGAGGTGCTCGACGAGGCGGCATCCCGCCTCGCGGCCCTTTCGCGCTGA
- a CDS encoding trypsin-like peptidase domain-containing protein — protein MSDTTGDRPADHNPENAVPQTPPAPPAPQQPQQQQQPAYPASPAAPQQQQPQAPAGWQAPGQQQQRPAYPGYPQQYGVPHPQAYAGQPGQQGQPAHPAHPGQPYASSFGPGAHQTQPTAPLGAPVTGAVPTTTATKQKSGAGKVVGLIVAAAIVGGAAGLGGAYAGVNVFGTDGSNPAAGPTTVTVNDTDSVNQTTGIAAKVLPSVVTIAATSSSGGGTGSGVVLTEDGYVVTNTHVVTLDGATADAEIKVTTSDGKVYKAEIVGTDPTYDLAVIKLVDAEGLTPVEFADSSKLNVGDETVAIGAPLGLSNTVTTGIISALNRSIQIASSAAPDGDSDNGGETPDQGGQSPFQFDFGQGQTQQRATESISISVIQTDAAINPGNSGGALVDGEGKLIGINVAIASAGGSAGQSGNIGVGFSIPSEIVKRVTSEIIDTGKATHGLLGASVQDAASVEDATITGAYIAEVVDGGAAAAAGLEKGDIVTEFNGVPVTDATDLTAQVRAAAGGSDAKLTYVRGGDSQTVTVTLGTLGE, from the coding sequence ATGAGCGACACCACGGGCGACCGCCCCGCCGACCACAACCCCGAGAACGCCGTTCCGCAGACCCCGCCTGCTCCGCCCGCGCCGCAGCAGCCGCAGCAGCAGCAGCAGCCGGCGTACCCCGCGTCCCCCGCGGCGCCCCAGCAGCAGCAGCCCCAGGCCCCCGCCGGATGGCAGGCGCCCGGGCAGCAGCAGCAGCGTCCCGCGTACCCCGGCTACCCGCAGCAGTACGGCGTCCCGCATCCCCAGGCCTACGCCGGTCAGCCCGGACAGCAGGGTCAGCCGGCGCACCCCGCGCACCCCGGTCAGCCGTACGCCTCGTCGTTCGGCCCGGGAGCCCACCAGACGCAGCCCACGGCTCCCCTCGGCGCTCCGGTCACCGGCGCCGTGCCCACCACGACCGCGACCAAGCAGAAGTCCGGCGCCGGCAAGGTCGTGGGGCTCATCGTCGCCGCCGCGATCGTCGGAGGTGCCGCGGGCCTCGGCGGCGCGTACGCCGGCGTGAACGTCTTCGGCACGGACGGGTCCAACCCCGCGGCCGGCCCGACCACCGTCACGGTCAACGACACCGACTCGGTCAACCAGACCACCGGCATCGCCGCCAAGGTGCTCCCGAGCGTCGTCACGATCGCGGCCACGAGCAGCTCCGGCGGCGGCACCGGATCGGGTGTCGTCCTCACCGAGGACGGATACGTCGTGACGAACACCCACGTCGTGACCCTCGACGGCGCGACCGCCGACGCCGAGATCAAGGTCACGACCTCCGACGGGAAGGTGTACAAGGCCGAGATCGTGGGCACCGACCCGACGTACGACCTCGCCGTCATCAAGCTCGTGGACGCGGAGGGCCTCACGCCCGTCGAGTTCGCCGACTCGTCCAAGCTCAACGTCGGCGACGAGACGGTCGCCATCGGCGCGCCTCTCGGGCTGTCGAACACGGTCACGACCGGCATCATCAGCGCTCTCAACCGCTCGATCCAGATCGCCTCGTCGGCCGCCCCCGACGGCGACTCCGACAACGGCGGCGAGACCCCCGACCAGGGCGGGCAGAGCCCCTTCCAGTTCGACTTCGGACAGGGCCAGACCCAGCAGCGTGCGACGGAGTCGATCTCGATCTCGGTGATCCAGACCGACGCCGCGATCAACCCCGGCAACTCCGGCGGCGCGCTCGTCGACGGCGAGGGCAAGCTCATCGGCATCAACGTGGCGATCGCCTCCGCCGGCGGGTCCGCCGGTCAGTCGGGCAACATCGGCGTCGGGTTCTCCATCCCGTCCGAGATCGTCAAGCGCGTGACGAGCGAGATCATCGACACGGGCAAGGCGACGCACGGCCTCCTCGGAGCGAGCGTGCAGGACGCGGCATCCGTCGAGGACGCCACCATCACCGGCGCCTACATCGCCGAGGTCGTCGACGGCGGAGCGGCAGCGGCCGCGGGCCTGGAGAAGGGCGACATCGTGACCGAGTTCAACGGCGTGCCGGTGACCGACGCGACCGACCTCACGGCGCAGGTGCGTGCGGCGGCCGGCGGCAGCGACGCCAAGTTGACGTACGTCCGCGGCGGCGACTCCCAGACCGTCACCGTCACGCTCGGCACGCTCGGCGAGTAA
- a CDS encoding CDP-glycerol glycerophosphotransferase family protein, which produces MASFSFGAGNAAKLARLPLYAAGRLLTLVVPRSRNRWVFGCAIGIADGALALWEAAAAGGERAVWLVGDRRQATDASSRGIPHAPKQSLRGLWLTARARVVVVTHGFGDVNRYATHGAFVVQLWHGIPLKRIGLDSPETLRPPAVLGSGALARLARRALRVLYRRTAAGIRVVPAASHLVRGRLESAFGLPDARVPVTGEPRVDVLSRGTAAARREAARRRIDHLAGPLDPTTRLVLYAPTWRDGEADPAVPSASEWREVVEVLNRRDAVLLLRSHPLGAGDYAPPVPTDRVRGLGSDVVPDVTPLLPGLDALVTDYSSLVFDASLVPLPVVFLAPDVEAYAERRGFYGTYADVAGADWPRDWSAAASRLDVLLGDRAAAAEAVDRSRALDERVHAYRDGENTARVYRAILAGLGRHVRPPAAGREEG; this is translated from the coding sequence GTGGCGTCCTTCTCTTTCGGCGCGGGGAACGCGGCGAAGCTGGCTCGCCTTCCGCTCTACGCCGCGGGACGCCTTCTCACCCTGGTCGTGCCCCGCTCCCGGAACCGCTGGGTCTTCGGCTGCGCGATCGGTATCGCCGACGGCGCCCTCGCCCTGTGGGAGGCGGCGGCAGCGGGCGGCGAGCGCGCCGTCTGGCTCGTGGGCGACAGACGGCAGGCGACGGATGCCTCGTCCCGAGGCATCCCGCACGCGCCGAAGCAGTCCCTTCGCGGCCTGTGGCTGACCGCGCGCGCCCGTGTGGTCGTCGTGACCCACGGGTTCGGCGACGTCAACCGCTATGCGACCCACGGCGCTTTCGTCGTCCAGCTGTGGCACGGGATCCCGCTCAAGCGCATCGGCCTCGATTCCCCCGAGACCCTGCGACCGCCCGCTGTCCTCGGCAGCGGCGCGCTCGCCCGACTCGCGCGGCGCGCGCTGCGAGTGCTGTACCGCCGGACCGCGGCCGGCATCCGCGTCGTGCCGGCCGCGTCGCACCTCGTGCGCGGGCGGCTGGAGTCGGCGTTCGGCCTGCCCGATGCGCGGGTGCCGGTGACGGGGGAGCCGCGCGTCGACGTCCTGTCGCGCGGCACCGCGGCGGCGCGCCGGGAGGCCGCCCGGCGCCGCATCGACCACCTCGCGGGTCCGCTGGATCCGACGACGCGGCTCGTGCTGTACGCCCCCACGTGGCGCGACGGCGAAGCCGATCCCGCCGTCCCCTCCGCCTCGGAGTGGCGCGAGGTGGTCGAGGTGCTGAACCGGCGGGACGCCGTCCTCCTCCTGCGCTCGCACCCGCTCGGAGCCGGTGACTACGCCCCGCCGGTCCCGACCGATCGCGTCCGCGGGCTCGGCAGCGACGTCGTGCCCGACGTCACTCCGCTGCTTCCCGGCCTGGATGCCCTCGTCACCGATTACTCGTCGCTCGTCTTCGATGCCTCGCTCGTCCCGCTCCCCGTCGTCTTCCTCGCTCCGGATGTCGAGGCGTACGCCGAGCGGCGCGGCTTCTACGGCACCTATGCCGATGTGGCGGGGGCGGACTGGCCGCGCGACTGGTCTGCAGCAGCCTCGCGCCTGGATGTTCTGCTCGGCGATCGGGCGGCCGCCGCCGAGGCCGTCGATCGCTCCCGCGCCCTCGACGAGCGCGTTCATGCCTACCGGGACGGCGAGAACACCGCGAGGGTGTACCGTGCGATCCTGGCCGGTCTCGGCCGGCACGTGCGACCACCGGCCGCCGGCCGTGAGGAAGGATGA